The Glycine soja cultivar W05 chromosome 19, ASM419377v2, whole genome shotgun sequence genomic sequence CCAAAAGAAAGATGCCATTAAAGGGGGACAAGCTTTGAAGTGCCCTTTGTGTCTTGATGAAGTTCAGTCttgcttacatttttttttcgcTTGCCCTAGAGATGACTTGGTGTGAAAAAGTGTTGTTCGTGGATAAATTTTCATACGGCTTGTCCAAGGGAAAAGGAGATGCATTCGTGCCAAGACTtggcttttttttattaaaagtggtGTTGGAAAAGAAAGACGGTATGTGGTTTGGTGTGCGGTTTTATggtgcatatggaagaaaaggaaTGGTTGTATTTTCAATAATACAACTTTTTGAAGAGAAACAGGTGATTGGAGATATATAATTTGTGGCCTGGACGTGGTTGAGGAGTAAGTGTAGGTCGTTTGATTACTCAATTCCTTTCAAGTCTCTAAACCATGGTGCGTGCATTGATGAGGAGatgcaaaaaaaattgtgtatgtATGTCTATTGGGTGGCCTCTGGTAAAGTTATTTGGCCCGAGAACCTTCCTATCGTATAAGGATCTGCATTTTATGCAGTTTAGGTTTAATTGTGAAGAATGCATAGTGGCCAGCTTTGTGTAGAATCTCTATTGGTTGGCATGACTTTGGTGAGATTTATTGGACCTTTGTGGTGCGTCAGGGGATTTGTTTCCTTATTCATATATGGCATGTGTCATGAGTAGAAGTTATGGTTGATTACTTAATATTTGTAAGTTATTGTTAAATATGATGTAACCAGCCAATTATCTCCTTTAAACTTGTTCTTTGTTGAAcattaaacataaattaatcGATTAAATTGAGATGGGAAAGAACCTGCATATCCTTCATGATGACCTTGTAAGCCATATTACAAGTTGATGGGACAAAACTCCTTCAAACGAACCAGATGATTTACTTTAGGTAAGAGAACCAATAAATCATGAGCGTTTACATGACAAAATCTATCTTTTACTAAATGTTTATCTATACTACTAATCAAAAAAATCTCTTTTCGGTGCCCACAAATTTTAgacatttttacattttatcaGTTTTTAAACTTCTATATCACTCTCTTTTAATAACTACTcactacttttatattattagtactttgattttagaaaaatatatatattaaaaacaattaattcaaaatataatagcAAAAAGAAGTTAGCAAATTAAATCTTATGTTTGATTTTCTGTTGAAATATGAATCCaagaagtaaaagtaaaagGCAAAAATGCTTAAGACAGATGAACCAAGACAGGTTtcaaaaattgatatatatttctacataaaaaaagcaaaattttGTCGCAAATAGGTGGATCATATTGAAGACATGTCTTTGGGACCAAAATTGGGTTTCAAAAATTATGTTGCATCTTCTCCATGCCCACCAAGTCAATATGAGGGGTTGAAAGCTTCATGTGAAGAGATAAATGATATCAGCCATAAGGGACATTTTGGTCGAAAACGAGATCTTTGACATgcatcttttaattaatttcttattgtttttaatttatattaatttaaaataaatttatacataatatttaaggcttaaatatttttatgtgtctataaatatgtatttccttttcttttagtccatgtattttatttttatttttcatccctctaagttatattttttcattttaagtccttgtaatttttttttatgtttagttcCTATGGTGTTAACAAAACATCAACATTAACGTTTTTTAACTGTAATTAATGACAAGaactaaaattgaaagaaaaaagaaacataccAAGACCTAAGTGAAAAAACGTTAAATTACATGAACCAATTTCTTATTTAATCCTATTTTTAACTTGGGATTTTAAGGTTAATGATTTAAATACATTCCTTTAAAGTATAACCAGGTGACGAAAGCTTCTAACTTGATTATGATTTTAGTTACTTAAATTTGAATCATTGTTAATTTTGGTTTCCTGAATTTAAATTTCCTTTATATATAGcccttcaatttaaaaaaaatgatttttttactttttagtctTTCTTATCTAATTTTTTGCAGTTTTACGATTTTTTTTACGGCTAGAGAAActaaaaaggatattttttcGAAATTGAGAGGTTATAAAAAAGCAAATTTAAATTcagaaacaacaacaaaatagaaaaaatatagttaAGCCAAGTTTTTAAAGGATGAAGTTGCCTACAGGCCACAAGTCATACAACACCTTTGTCTTTAATGAACCCCTATGTAAACGACACTTGATGGTTTTTGCGTTTAACCTAAGAAAATCGCCCAAGACGACACAAAGTATCCAAAGGAAGTTCCCACTAACCAGAGGAACGAGTGTTGAAGCAGAGTAGCAGAAGAGGGTTAATGGGAGAAGATCCACAGAAGCTGAAGCGACTAGCGGCGGATTCCTACGACTACGACAACGACTCTCGATGGCCTGGTTACTGGAACAATGTTCTCATTCCTCCCCACATGGCTTCTCGCGACGACGTCGTTTCACACTTCAAGCGCAAGTTCTACCAGCGCTACGTTGTGcgattcttttcttttatcttcaaaccCCATCTCTTAATTTCCCCTCTCATTCCCCAATGTATAATCAAGTTTCGATTTTTTCGCCGTTTGCCCAATTGGGTCATCCTCCTTTCTTGCAATGGGATTTTGGAGGCtcctgccaaaaaaaaaaaaaaaatcatttttttaattgttactttgGATTAATAATAGTGCTGTGGAGTGTGTGTCATGGGAATTTGGTTTAAGTTCACTGAATTAGTTAATTGATTGTGTGTAACTATTAGATTGTTTGTGAAATTTAGTAAGTTAATGAATATTCATGGTTGGGTCTATTAGTTTACTCATTATCGGGCTTATCGAATCAACCGATATGTCTAAGGGGGTGTTGGAGATCTCATATTAACTAGTGATGTGATCAAAATATTGTATATAAGTCGGGCACAACCCTCACCCCCATGAgctagtttatatatacaagattTCATGTTTTGATGCTGCATAGTGTGTAGTTGTATCAAGacaatttgtgttatcttcaTTGACTTAATGAATTGGTTGTATCTGTTGGATTCTGTGCAGGATCCTGACCTTGTGGTGGAGCCAATGTCTGTTGGTGGCAGTTCATCCCAACCGACACGTTCATCAACTACGTCATCGTCATCATCGCCCCCAACAAATAATCAACCTCGTGCAAGAAGTTCTGGTGAATATATCATTTCTGTGAATGTTGtcgattttttaaagaattagaaTAAGAAATTTAGAGTGAAGTATGTCTCGGTAATTGTATGCTTTTTCTTTGTTGTGTCTGCCTGAGTCTTACTGTACGTGTTGGGTTTTTCTGCAGGATCAACTAATAGAACTTCAGGGACATCCACAACTGCTGGTCCAGGTCCTAGTCCAACACCTTTGCGTTGGGATCGGCAGACAGTTCTATTTTCTGTCTATGCTTGGGTATGCTCTCTTCACCATTTATCAATGCTCTGGTTGTATTTTACAGTTGACCGTTTTGATACCACATTTGACTGGTAGTTTTACTTAGTTCTCTTTCTTACTGATGTCTCTCAACACTTTATGCATTAGTTATCTTCTAATGGAGCTTTCTTCTTAAGAATTACACACAATTGTGTATTATACACTAGTGCACAGTACACTACTGCTGATCAGAATTGCTTTTAtcactatttcaaatttatttcttgAGCATTTGTGTAGAAAAGACAAGGATATTAAAATTAGGAAGAGATGCATTGAAATTTTAAACCTGCCAATTTATACTATAAATAATAACTCTTTTATGCCCTGGACTTGTTTACTTGCGGGTTTGAATCACATTCGTTGCTGatcctttaatttaaatattttctgtAGGTGTTTGTTGTGGCTTTCCTTGCAGCCATTCCGCTGGTACCAAAGCATCTTTCTCATAGGGCTTATCGCCTTTGTTTCCTGGGCACTCTTTGCTCTTCTTTGTACTCATTGTACTCGCAATATGGGGTAAGATTTTGTTGTGATTTTGCAGTAAACATTATCTTCTGAATGTTCTGATTCTTCCATCTCTAATACACTGTTACTTTGTCTTCTGCTATTGCAGAAGCCAAGAGCATGGAATTTGCAGGCCTTGCAAGTTTACTTTCAGTCAATAGTTGCTTCAAAGGATTTTATATACTTCATCTACTGCCTTACATTTGTTACATCTCATCTTTGCCTTAAATGTGTGTATTCCTTTGTCAGTTATTCCCATATATTCTTGTTTGCTTCTTCCTGAAGGGAATTTATATTACCATTCCTTTATGTCACTTCCATGTCCTTCTTTTTTAATCTGTTTTTCTTATGTTGCAGTTGCTTTGATCCCCATCTTGTGTTGGTCTTTTGAACATGTTGCCAAGTTCCTTAGACGTAATTTCAGTCGCTCTACCTTGTACAGGTGAATGATCTTTGAAAAGTTTGTTAGATTTTCAGTAACATACAAAGAAAATAGTGTTCCTAGAAGAAACAACATTGCTCTCATTAAACATGGACTAGTCCTGTCCTCTATCTCAGTatgtcacacacacacacacacacacacacatatatatatcattaggTTACTCTCAGACACTAGAACTTAAATACTTCACCTTCCCTAGTGTGCATTGggacttctaattttttttttcctttgctttctcttttactttctttatCTTTGTCATTCTTGAATATGTAGTTTCCTGAATATACCATATAGTTTAAAAGAACAGCTTGGCCTGTTGCATGATTATCCATAATGTTACTCTTGATTACTGCAAAGTCAAGTATGGaatttcttatataattttaatgtattgTGTTTTTTAGTGTTGAGTTATCTGGATCATTTTTCTAGAATTAGATTTGATCTCTGGAAGGCATATGCAAGTAATTTTCTTTACCAAATAGTGTAAATAATCATCTTTACCAAATAGTGTGAATAATTATCTTAACATCTGTAGgcataattgtttatttttgatAATTGTGGCCAAATTCCCCCTAGCTCAACTCCATATAATGAATCACAGAACTTTAATTTAAGAACTCTATTTTTTAATGTGCATTGACATCTaagttatatcattttattgCTTTTTACTTGAATAGGAAGTACTTGGAAGAGCCTTGTGTTTGGGTGGAGTCAAACAATTCTACCCTCAATATACTGACATCGCATGCCGAGATTGGACTTGGATTCTTGCTGATCATCTCATTGTTCTCGTAAGTTTCTCAAGCATTttctctcccccccccccccccctgcCAGTAATGTTTCTGTCATTGTTAAACGGTGGCGGAATGGCTTGGCGGATTTTCTGCCAACCGctataggcaatttgtgaagggagGCCCGCTATGGTGGCACCATAGGCAACAATGGTGTGTTTATATGGCAGAATTTTGGCCTTCTGCCATTGATTACACTGGGTTTTATGCTACATATCCCTTTTCTGTAGTATTGTTGACTCATTCCACCTTTATTTTTTACCCACACATGCAGGTGGCAGCGGAACATAATACAAACATTCATGTACTGGCAGGTTTGTTTCCTTGTCATAGAACTGGTTCAGAATAAATgggaaaataaaacagaaaGTATCTCTATTAGGCATTTGAGAGACCTGCACTCATGCTACTACAATTTCCAGTCAAAATTTGAAGTACCTCACTAACTCCCCCACCTTCCTATCCCCCCCCAATTAATACTTACTGTATTCGGAACAGTTACAATCTTTGCCTCTGCCCTATCCTTCCCCCCAccatcttaattaattatccaccagataatcatttttatttccaTGTGGCTATAAAATTCTGTTACCAGTCTTCCTCTTCCTGCTGTATAAGGGGAGTTTACTAACACATTGCTATAATGCTATCTGAATATATACACattgtctttttgtttttggaaaAATGTTACTTGAAGCTATTAATTTGCCTTTGTGCTCATGCATCCATATGCACTCACAAACAAGGGGGATAACTGTATATCACTAAACAGTCTTCAATTATTTCTAGTGCTTGACCTTATTTAATGCGTTTATTTATCTGAGGCAAAATCTGTTTAGTGcctaatttactaaaaaaaaaaatatacattgtgGAGAGAAAAACGGGGGGGTAGAAATTCTACTCCCAACAGAAAAGGAATGAAGAAATGAGGTTGTGGTACTTTTGAAATCCTCGTCTTTTCCAATTTTAAATAGGAAACTAGGTTATCAAATGTAGATTCAATTTGTGAATTGCCAAGCTACTTTTTGAATCAGGAATGATAATTTGTATCGAATCATAAGATTTAGTGACTATGAAAACAAGTTCAAATATATCATATAGATAAGGATTACCAACGGTAAGAAGTTATTTTTCTGGTGTCATGTATTCACCTGTTTTGCCTTTTCTCCTGCAGCTTTTGAAGCTCATGTATCATGTTCCTGTTACTGCCCCTTACCATCAGAGTGTTTGGGCGCAAATTGGGAGGACGGTTAATCCACTCATCCAACGCCATGCGCCATTCTTAAAGACTCCTATATCTACAATTCAAAGATGGTGGCTAAGGTAGAAGCTGGGCTAAAATGTTTCAATATGAACACCAAGTAAACAATTTTTGTTCCTTTATCATAAAATACAGATTGATTTCACATCATGTGGCCAGTTGCTCATATTACGAAGAACTGACGGTAGATTTGGGGTTGAATAATGTT encodes the following:
- the LOC114400845 gene encoding uncharacterized protein LOC114400845: MGEDPQKLKRLAADSYDYDNDSRWPGYWNNVLIPPHMASRDDVVSHFKRKFYQRYVDPDLVVEPMSVGGSSSQPTRSSTTSSSSSPPTNNQPRARSSGSTNRTSGTSTTAGPGPSPTPLRWDRQTVLFSVYAWVFVVAFLAAIPLVPKHLSHRAYRLCFLGTLCSSLYSLYSQYGKPRAWNLQALQVYFQSIVASKDFIYFIYCLTFVTSHLCLKFALIPILCWSFEHVAKFLRRNFSRSTLYRKYLEEPCVWVESNNSTLNILTSHAEIGLGFLLIISLFSWQRNIIQTFMYWQLLKLMYHVPVTAPYHQSVWAQIGRTVNPLIQRHAPFLKTPISTIQRWWLR